A single window of Candidatus Methylomirabilota bacterium DNA harbors:
- the pstB gene encoding phosphate ABC transporter ATP-binding protein (ATP-binding protein; PstABCS is an ATP dependent phosphate uptake system which is responsible for inorganic phosphate uptake during phosphate starvation), which produces RVSDYTGFFYLGRLIEFGDTKQIFTRPADERTEAYITGRFG; this is translated from the coding sequence GCGGGTATCGGACTACACCGGTTTCTTCTATCTCGGCCGCCTGATCGAGTTCGGCGACACGAAGCAGATCTTCACGAGGCCCGCGGACGAGCGTACCGAGGCCTACATCACAGGACGGTTCGGATGA